One Planctomycetaceae bacterium DNA window includes the following coding sequences:
- a CDS encoding transglutaminase-like domain-containing protein, with the protein MADSHQRQQQQRQLPQLSPQHQQNAVSSFAARRLPAVSLLVLVALTAFPLSAAKAQSTPVHPAGNSPVATADWYVIRFNDDAVGYERITSQPPIRSERSGSSAVALLRHRLTRLQLKRLGRDLSVAASLETSEATDGSLLSFSLQRTDASGASIERSGVRQEDSGSFEIEETVQATHRKYRLTAPPHVWSPIMAAWVGGPVLANIRRDTRPVLFPETAGISDIVVESGRTRVVRLSDQQQLKLQSAAFYPFSDPTQRTAIYIDDGGTVIVQEQPLLGGTLKLEKTSAEVALSSLNGKSIDLDTMAVIPVDTAVRNATAGESQILELRTKGPLRNLIPAGSFQHVELAGDRSARITLLPVERSRRRTPAPLGQREKLPSTRWMPTDDPRIQQLAFSGAVGETDGMQLCLRLERFLHSKMQHSAFSTSMVPADEVARTLRGDCTEHAVLLAAMMRVHGIHSRVVSGLVAATRGVGFVGHMWTEARIGDEWVPFDSTLQSSEFDVPHIRLADSELPDDMVSGVTLFIPVLDLAGRAEIHVIRE; encoded by the coding sequence GTGGCAGACTCTCACCAGCGGCAACAGCAACAGCGGCAGCTGCCGCAATTGAGCCCACAGCACCAACAGAACGCCGTCAGTTCATTCGCAGCGAGACGGTTGCCGGCAGTCAGCCTTCTGGTCCTGGTCGCCCTCACCGCGTTTCCCCTGTCGGCGGCGAAAGCGCAGTCGACGCCTGTGCATCCCGCCGGCAACAGTCCCGTAGCGACCGCCGACTGGTATGTGATTCGGTTCAATGACGACGCCGTCGGCTACGAGCGGATTACATCGCAGCCGCCGATCCGCTCCGAACGATCCGGTTCCAGCGCCGTTGCCCTACTGCGGCATCGGCTGACCAGGCTGCAGTTGAAGCGACTCGGCCGGGATCTGTCGGTGGCGGCCTCTCTGGAAACCTCCGAAGCGACCGACGGAAGCCTGCTGAGTTTTTCCCTGCAGCGCACCGACGCATCAGGAGCCTCAATCGAGCGGTCGGGAGTTCGGCAGGAAGACAGCGGATCGTTTGAGATTGAAGAAACCGTTCAGGCGACACATCGCAAGTATCGGCTCACCGCGCCGCCGCATGTGTGGTCGCCGATCATGGCCGCGTGGGTTGGTGGACCGGTTCTGGCGAACATCCGGCGCGACACGCGTCCGGTGCTGTTTCCCGAAACGGCGGGCATCAGTGATATCGTTGTGGAAAGCGGACGGACACGAGTTGTGCGACTATCCGACCAGCAACAGTTGAAGCTGCAGTCCGCCGCCTTTTACCCGTTTTCCGATCCGACGCAGCGAACCGCCATCTACATCGACGACGGCGGCACCGTGATCGTTCAGGAACAGCCGCTGCTTGGAGGAACGCTGAAGCTGGAAAAGACGTCGGCGGAAGTTGCTCTGTCGTCGCTGAACGGGAAATCCATCGATCTGGACACGATGGCTGTGATCCCCGTCGACACGGCGGTCCGGAACGCGACGGCCGGCGAATCACAGATACTGGAACTTCGGACCAAAGGGCCGCTGCGGAATTTGATACCGGCCGGTTCGTTCCAGCACGTGGAACTCGCGGGCGACCGTTCGGCACGGATCACGCTGCTGCCGGTGGAACGTTCCCGGCGGCGAACTCCCGCCCCTCTGGGACAGCGTGAAAAGCTGCCGTCCACTCGCTGGATGCCGACGGACGATCCGCGAATTCAGCAGCTTGCCTTTTCCGGCGCGGTCGGAGAAACGGATGGCATGCAGCTCTGTCTGCGGCTGGAACGCTTCCTTCATTCGAAGATGCAGCATTCGGCGTTTTCCACAAGCATGGTTCCGGCCGATGAAGTGGCACGCACTCTGCGCGGTGACTGTACCGAACACGCCGTGCTGCTGGCGGCGATGATGCGAGTTCACGGAATTCACTCGCGAGTCGTGTCCGGCCTGGTGGCAGCCACCCGCGGCGTTGGATTTGTCGGACACATGTGGACGGAAGCCAGAATCGGAGACGAATGGGTGCCGTTCGATTCCACGCTGCAATCCAGTGAATTCGACGTCCCTCACATTCGCCTGGCCGATTCAGAACTCCCCGACGACATGGTCAGCGGCGTTACGCTCTTCATCCCGGTCCTGGACCTGGCGGGACGCGCGGAGATTCATGTCATCCGGGAGTAA
- a CDS encoding c-type cytochrome, with amino-acid sequence MNIRDLSVSFVIAVLSASFAAAQERDQVIPHAQDVPPGPALTPQQAIAKMTVPEGFSVELVASEPDIVNPVAMTFDEQGRIWITESLEYPRRSPGPGRDRIKVLEDTDHDGVADRFTVFAEGLNIPSGIAVGHGGVWVANAPDILFMRDTDGDLKADTSEVVVTGFGRFDTHELPNSLTWGPDGWLYGLNGVFNRSVVKTQDETFDFTCALFRIDPRTRRFELFAEGTSNPWGVAWNPVGDAFLSACVIDHLWHLTETGYYHRQGGPYPPHTWKLESIVDHKHQKAAYCGIHYFDSDAYPAEYRDRLYMGNIHGNCVNVDVLEDRGATYFAKPAPDFLSANDAWFMPVVQKTGPDGCLYVLDWYDRYHCYQDANRDPEGIDRLKGRLYRIRYQDTPRAPAFDVASESSAQLVERLRSPNVYFRDIAQRIFSERASPEDVPLLEGLVLSDSETLRTRMHALWSLAGAGPLRNEFLAAVLELADDNLRAWGVRIAGNQRVTDEALVANIHELRFDDSPRVRVQVAIAAPKLDGLPTMPTLIDVLSASGDDRIIPSIVWQNLHPLLEDNATEFIAAYGGLSEERQAQVSHVMPRVIDRLLASESPDTKHTSELINLLFDQRRDDRKLKDATAPESLRLISQRVQDGELSLQNGLRIFEATSAVLQPLLNSNPPDVLSVDVAEFTASLGLESGLEVAAKIVRERTGDNRVRMMRALVAGNSDSVLQLARELLQSEGTAADEQRQLLQVIGDFDSPEIAALILNQLASLPENVRPVAIETLTGRTDWGLALMNSIAAGDLPPETLNANQARKLLSLNDETLSGLLKKHWGTVRTERDPDRDRFVRQMDRLLHQTKGDPVAGQAVFKKVCGQCHKMYGEGAEVGPDITRNGRSSYDQLLSNVFDPSLVIGAAYQAVTVVTTDGKVINGLPVEDNDQRIVLKVQGDKQETIPRSKVEEQFRSELSLMPEGLEKQLTPQEIADLFALLVLDRPPGDPNARRIPGAE; translated from the coding sequence ATGAACATTCGAGATCTGTCCGTTTCCTTCGTCATCGCAGTTCTTTCGGCATCGTTCGCCGCTGCTCAGGAACGCGACCAGGTGATTCCGCATGCTCAGGACGTGCCGCCCGGTCCCGCTCTGACGCCGCAGCAGGCCATCGCCAAAATGACCGTGCCGGAAGGGTTCTCCGTTGAACTTGTCGCGTCGGAACCGGACATCGTGAATCCGGTGGCGATGACTTTCGACGAACAGGGCCGGATCTGGATCACGGAAAGTCTCGAATACCCGCGCCGCTCACCCGGCCCCGGACGCGACCGGATCAAGGTCCTGGAAGACACCGATCACGATGGCGTCGCTGACAGGTTCACCGTGTTTGCCGAGGGGCTGAACATCCCGTCGGGCATCGCCGTCGGCCACGGCGGTGTCTGGGTAGCGAACGCTCCTGACATCCTGTTCATGCGAGACACCGACGGAGACCTGAAGGCCGACACCAGCGAAGTCGTTGTCACCGGCTTCGGACGTTTTGATACTCACGAGTTGCCGAATTCTCTGACGTGGGGACCGGACGGCTGGCTTTACGGCCTGAACGGCGTCTTTAATCGCAGCGTTGTGAAAACGCAGGACGAGACGTTCGACTTTACCTGCGCACTGTTTCGCATCGATCCGAGAACTCGCAGGTTTGAACTGTTCGCCGAGGGGACCAGCAATCCGTGGGGAGTCGCCTGGAACCCCGTCGGCGACGCCTTCCTGAGCGCCTGCGTGATCGATCATCTGTGGCATCTGACCGAAACCGGCTACTACCATCGCCAGGGCGGCCCGTATCCGCCGCATACCTGGAAGCTGGAATCCATCGTCGACCACAAGCATCAGAAAGCGGCGTACTGCGGCATTCACTACTTCGACAGCGATGCGTATCCGGCCGAATATCGCGACCGGCTGTACATGGGCAACATCCACGGAAACTGCGTCAACGTTGACGTGCTGGAAGATCGCGGAGCCACGTACTTCGCGAAGCCTGCCCCCGACTTTCTGTCTGCGAACGACGCATGGTTTATGCCTGTCGTGCAGAAGACCGGCCCGGACGGCTGCCTGTATGTGCTGGACTGGTACGACCGTTATCACTGCTATCAGGATGCAAATCGTGACCCCGAAGGAATCGATCGACTGAAGGGCCGGCTCTACCGTATTCGCTACCAGGACACGCCGCGAGCGCCCGCGTTCGACGTTGCATCGGAATCAAGTGCTCAGCTTGTTGAACGCCTGCGCAGTCCGAACGTCTACTTCCGCGATATCGCTCAGCGGATCTTCTCCGAACGAGCGTCGCCCGAAGACGTGCCGTTGCTGGAAGGTCTGGTGCTGAGTGATTCGGAGACGCTCAGGACCCGCATGCACGCGCTGTGGTCGCTTGCCGGCGCCGGACCGCTGCGGAACGAGTTTCTGGCCGCGGTGCTGGAACTGGCCGACGATAATCTGCGAGCGTGGGGTGTGCGAATCGCCGGAAATCAGCGAGTTACAGACGAAGCACTTGTGGCGAACATCCACGAACTGCGGTTCGACGACAGTCCGCGGGTTCGTGTGCAGGTGGCCATCGCGGCACCGAAGCTTGATGGCCTGCCGACGATGCCAACGCTGATTGACGTGCTGTCGGCGTCCGGCGATGACCGCATCATTCCCAGCATCGTGTGGCAGAATCTGCATCCGCTTCTGGAAGACAACGCGACGGAATTCATCGCGGCTTATGGCGGGTTGTCGGAAGAACGGCAGGCTCAGGTCAGTCACGTCATGCCGCGAGTCATCGACCGACTGCTGGCTTCCGAGTCTCCGGACACGAAGCATACGTCGGAGCTCATCAACCTGTTGTTTGATCAGCGTCGCGACGACCGGAAGCTCAAAGATGCGACGGCACCGGAATCTCTTCGACTGATTTCGCAGCGAGTTCAGGACGGCGAATTGTCACTGCAGAACGGACTCCGCATCTTCGAAGCGACCTCCGCTGTCTTGCAACCTCTGCTGAATTCAAATCCTCCCGATGTCCTGTCGGTCGATGTCGCGGAGTTCACCGCATCACTTGGCCTGGAATCAGGACTCGAAGTCGCCGCCAAAATCGTGCGGGAACGAACCGGTGACAACCGGGTTCGCATGATGAGAGCACTCGTGGCGGGGAACTCCGATTCCGTGCTGCAGCTTGCCCGCGAGTTGCTGCAGTCGGAAGGCACAGCAGCCGACGAGCAGCGTCAACTGCTGCAGGTGATCGGTGACTTCGATTCGCCCGAAATTGCGGCGTTGATTCTGAACCAACTGGCGTCACTGCCGGAAAACGTTCGTCCCGTCGCCATCGAAACGCTGACCGGTCGCACCGACTGGGGACTGGCTCTGATGAACTCGATCGCCGCCGGCGACCTTCCGCCGGAGACTCTGAACGCCAATCAGGCGCGGAAGCTGCTGAGTCTGAACGATGAGACGCTGTCCGGCCTGCTGAAGAAACACTGGGGCACCGTCCGCACCGAACGCGATCCCGATCGAGATCGCTTTGTCAGGCAGATGGATCGCCTGCTGCATCAGACGAAAGGCGATCCCGTTGCCGGGCAGGCGGTCTTCAAGAAGGTGTGTGGTCAGTGCCACAAGATGTACGGCGAAGGCGCCGAAGTTGGTCCCGACATTACTCGCAACGGCCGATCATCGTACGACCAGTTGCTGTCCAATGTGTTCGACCCCAGCCTGGTGATCGGAGCCGCCTACCAGGCGGTCACGGTAGTCACGACGGACGGTAAGGTCATCAATGGCCTGCCCGTGGAAGACAACGATCAGCGCATCGTGCTGAAAGTTCAGGGAGACAAGCAGGAGACAATTCCGCGTTCAAAGGTCGAAGAACAGTTTCGCAGCGAATTGTCACTGATGCCTGAAGGTCTGGAAAAACAACTCACGCCGCAGGAAATCGCCGACCTGTTCGCGCTGCTGGTTCTGGATCGTCCGCCCGGCGATCCGAATGCACGCAGGATTCCGGGCGCGGAGTAG
- a CDS encoding biopolymer transporter ExbD, whose translation MPLRTESLEQPSLNLTPMIDIVFLLIIFFMVGTRFSEIEQQYDVELPTAAAVEPMSRRPDPLVVNVTRSGEFSINNERLSAEALQQRLEAARRAWSDQAVLIRGDGEGTYQAVIDVMNICHLAQIKSFSLAFQPTSPETSE comes from the coding sequence ATGCCGCTGCGAACTGAGTCGCTGGAACAACCCAGCCTGAACCTGACGCCGATGATCGACATCGTGTTTCTACTGATCATCTTCTTCATGGTGGGGACCCGATTCAGCGAAATTGAGCAGCAGTACGACGTGGAGCTTCCCACGGCGGCTGCCGTTGAGCCCATGTCGCGCCGTCCGGACCCGCTGGTGGTCAACGTCACGCGGTCCGGCGAATTCAGCATCAACAACGAACGGCTATCCGCGGAGGCACTCCAGCAGCGGCTGGAGGCGGCGCGCAGGGCATGGTCGGATCAAGCGGTGTTGATTCGCGGAGACGGCGAAGGCACGTACCAGGCAGTCATTGACGTGATGAATATCTGCCACCTGGCTCAGATCAAGAGCTTCTCACTGGCGTTTCAGCCGACTTCGCCGGAGACCTCCGAATGA